One window of the Athene noctua chromosome 5, bAthNoc1.hap1.1, whole genome shotgun sequence genome contains the following:
- the NUF2 gene encoding kinetochore protein Nuf2 yields the protein MELMTFPRYSADDIISYLRSHVLTGAEARNLVKGDVFNSPKLEVLHMVYMRLLQKVYGIRLEHFYMMPVNVDIMYPQIFEGFLPVCNLYIHMERLLPVCRITDFQIADVLNPKTKRTARFLSGILNFVNFREFRREVYLELQLNYKSAMEKHQQLEAANREAVVKLEKLNTVPAEHQAEVKQLTDNIRELEQLLRQEYRRKQTALQEVISQKKSDIAENTRKLNELKVTMATLKEEQEHLKSKIVESPEELKNYKELMKETVKKLKKSKQEVIEKYEGYRDLVEVLPSCQLEVQLYQKKMERQGANVERLASVLSEVRNLEDQLESAQIELKKGKTDEMSLKRLVTAKHEKLSTAEIRIKKKREDVEQYKHTVFEYCNRVQEKRGAVYDKVTAIHKEIQQTRFKIHQLKENAEKEEMKAKEIYLNLKAGLEKHHDSLIKTAKSYAAAREDKIAELKKGLLRVQAPESSS from the exons aTGGAGCTGATGACCTTCCCCCGCTACAGCGCCGATGACATCATCAGCTACCTCCGCAGCCACGTCCTGACGGGTGCCGAGGCCCGGAACCTGGTGAAGGGCGACGTGTTCAACAGCCCCAag CTTGAGGTTTTACACATGGTTTACATGAGACTACTGCAGAAGGTGTATGGGATCCGCCTGGAGCATTTCTACATG ATGCCAGTCAACGTTGACATAATGTATCCACAGATATTTGAAGGCTTTCTACCTGTTTGTAATTTGTATATTCACAT GGAGCGTTTACTTCCAGTGTGCCGGATTACTGATTTTCAAATTGCTGATGTTTTAAACCCAA aaacaaagagGACAGCTCGCTTCTTGAGTGGCATTCTCAACTTTGTCAATTTCAGAGAATTCCGACGTGAGGTCTACTTGGAGTTACAACTGAACTAT aaaTCGGCTATGGAGAAACACCAACAACTGGAGGCTGCCAATCGGGAGGCAGTAGTGAAGCTGGAGAAACTGAA caCTGTTCCAGCTGAACATCAAGCAGAGGTCAAGCAACTGACAGATAACATTCGAGAACTGGAGCAACTACTAAGGCAAGAGTATCGTCGGAAACAA acaGCTTTGCAAGAAGTGATTTCACAGAAGAAGTCGGATATTGCAGAGAATACCCGAAAACTG AATGAGCTTAAAGTGACAATGGCTACTTTGAAAGAAGAACAAGAGCACTTGAAATCAAAAATTGTGGAGAGTCCAGAGGaactgaaaaattacaaagaaCTGATGAAAGAGACTGttaagaaactgaagaaatccAAG caaGAAGTTATTGAGAAATATGAAGGTTATAGAGACCTAGTTGAGGTTCTGCCATCATGCCAACTGGAGGTGCAGTTATATCAAAAGAAGATGGAAAGACAGGGAGCAAATGTGGAGAGACTGGCCAGTGTATTATCAGAG GTCAGAAATCTGGAGGACCAGCTTGAGAGTGCTCAGATAGAGCTGAAAAAGGGGAAGACAGATGAAATGTCCTTAAAGAGACTGGTCACTGCAAAACATGAGAAGCTGTCTACAGCTGAAATAAGGATAAAAAAGAAGCGAGAAGACGTTGAGCAATATAAGCACACTGTATTTGA ATATTGTAACAGAGTTCAGGAGAAGAGGGGTGCTGTATATGATAAAGTGACAGCAATTCACAAGGAAATCCAACAGACAAGGTTCAAAATTCATCAGCTgaaggaaaatgctgaaaaagaagaaatgaaagccAAG GAAATATACCTAAATCTGAAGGCTGGGTTGGAGAAGCATCATGACTCTCTCATTAAGACAGCAAAGAGTTATGCAGCTGCAAGAGAAGATAAAATTGCTGAACTGAAGAAGGGACTTCTTAGAGTTCAGGCTCCTGAAAGTAGTTCTTAA
- the LRRC52 gene encoding leucine-rich repeat-containing protein 52 — MSSSGRSWPLSLMFLLGMGMASERTNCPSRCSCQYLEVNCTGQQLQEFPAAIPLDTRQLILAANNMSYLPAVQLSFLADLVYLDCRKNLLGDDLDFTFIGVAKLVYLDLSFNNLTQVTFSTFSHLLSLVVLKISDNPNLVAIEKDAFANNTWLRHLDVSRTGLTFLDTSTVRDLPNLRFLGLSDNLWHCNCSFLDFINWMTESNVHFSDAENITCYTPEGLRTLKMPAVEAQLHFNCLTQLYKQDYIFLCLIGFCIFFAGTVAAWLAGICAVIYEVHTSKQEEEEDTDT, encoded by the exons ATGTCTTCTTCAGGTAGATCATGGCCCCTGAGCCTCATGTTTCTTCTGGGGATGGGGATGGCATCGGAGAGGACCAACTGCCCGAGCAGGTGTAGCTGTCAGTACCTGGAAGTGAATTGCACAGGGCAGCAGTTGCAGGAGTTCCCTGCAGCCATCCCACTGGACACCAGGCAGCTGATTCTGGCGGCAAACAACATGTCGTACCTGCCAGCAGTGCAACTGAGCTTCTTGGCTGATTTAGTCTATCTGGACTGCAGGAAGAACCTCCTGGGGGATGACCTGGATTTCACTTTCATTGGTGTGGCCAAGCTTGTCTATCTGGACCTCAGCTTCAACAACCTCACACAGGTCACCTTCAGCACTTTCTCCCACCTCCTCAGCCTGGTGGTGCTGAAGATCTCAGACAATCCCAACCTTGTGGCCATTGAGAAGGATGCTTTCGCCAATAATACCTGGTTGAGGCATCTGGATGTGAGCCGGACAGGCTTAACGTTCCTGGACACCAGCACTGTCCGGGACCTGCCCAACCTGAGGTTTCTGGGGCTCAGTGACAACCTGTGGCACTGCAACTGTTCCTTTTTGGACTTCATCAATTGGATGACAGAAAGCAACGTGCATTTTTCAG aTGCTGAAAACATCACCTGCTACACTCCAGAAGGCTTGCGTACCCTGAAAATGCCTGCAGTGGAGGCACAGCTCCACTTCAACTGCCTGACCCAACTGTACAAGCAAGACTACATCTTTCTGTGTCTCATTGGCTTCTGCATATTCTTTGCTGGCACTGTggcagcctggctggctggcatCTGTGCTGTCATCTACGAAGTCCACACttcaaagcaggaggaggaggaagacacaGACACTTAG